From Coffea arabica cultivar ET-39 chromosome 10e, Coffea Arabica ET-39 HiFi, whole genome shotgun sequence, one genomic window encodes:
- the LOC113712326 gene encoding aspartyl protease AED3-like — protein sequence MKYLATAALFLTFLLFSTTAGASHDPCASSKSDLSVIHIYGKCSPFTPQTNPAPAPAAASSWLNTILNMASKDPQRVAYLSSLVTAKKATKATSIPIASGQNVLNVGNFIVRAKIGTPAQLLFMVLDTSNDVAWVPCSGCTGCSSTVFSPNTSTSYAASDCSLPECTQVRGLSCPTTGAGACLFNQSYGGDSSFSATLSHDSLTFGPDVVPNYAFGCINAVSGGSIPPQGLLGLGRGSLSLLSQSGSLYSGVFSYCLPSFRSYYFSGSLKLGPVGQPKSIRTTPLLKNPRRSSLYYVNLTGITVGKVRIPIAPELLAFDPTTGAGTIIDSGTVITRFILPIYTALRDEFRNQVKGPLSSLGAFDTCFAATNEDVAPPVTFHFQGLDLVLPLENSLIHSSSGSLACLAMAAAPNNVNSVLNVIANLQQQNLRILFDTANSRLGIARELCN from the coding sequence ATGAAGTACTTAGCTACCGCTGCATTGTTCCTcacttttctccttttctcaACTACTGCTGGAGCATCTCATGATCCTTGTGCTTCCTCAAAATCAGACCTCTCAGTCATTCACATCTATGGCAAATGCTCCCCCTTCACCCCTCAAACTAACCCGGCGCCTGCACCTGCCGCCGCATCATCATGGCTCAACACAATTCTGAACATGGCCTCCAAAGACCCCCAAAGGGTTGCTTATTTGTCAAGTTTAGTGACAGCTAAGAAGGCTACTAAAGCCACCTCCATCCCCATTGCCTCCGGCCAAAATGTCTTGAACGTCGGCAACTTTATCGTCCGGGCCAAGATTGGGACTCCTGCCCAGCTCCTGTTCATGGTGCTGGACACCAGCAATGACGTTGCATGGGTCCCATGCAGCGGCTGCACAGGCTGCTCCTCTACCGTATTTTCTCCAAACACTTCCACTAGTTATGCGGCTTCCGACTGTTCCTTGCCGGAATGTACTCAAGTCCGCGGACTCTCTTGCCCGACCACCGGTGCCGGTGCTTGCTTATTCAACCAGTCCTACGGCGGAGATTCGTCGTTTTCCGCTACGCTGTCGCATGATTCTCTGACGTTTGGGCCTGATGTGGTTCCGAATTATGCTTTCGGATGCATAAATGCAGTCTCCGGTGGGTCAATACCGCCCCAAGGTCTGTTGGGTTTGGGCCGAGGCTCCTTGTCCTTGCTCTCTCAATCCGGCTCACTATACTCCGGGGTGTTCTCGTACTGCTTGCCCAGCTTCCGGTCATACTACTTTTCTGGATCACTCAAACTTGGGCCGGTGGGCCAGCCCAAGAGCATCAGAACCACCCCACTACTCAAGAACCCACGGCGGTCCTCCTTGTACTATGTCAACCTGACGGGTATTACTGTGGGTAAGGTCCGGATACCCATTGCTCCGGAGCTCCTGGCATTCGACCCAACCACAGGAGCGGGTACAATAATTGACTCGGGCACGGTTATAACCCGATTCATCCTACCCATTTATACCGCATTGAGGGATGAGTTTAGGAACCAGGTGAAAGGCCCACTTAGTTCCTTGGGTGCATTTGATACGTGTTTTGCGGCTACAAATGAAGACGTAGCGCCCCCCGTTACGTTCCATTTTCAGGGATTGGATTTGGTTTTGCCGCTGGAGAATAGTTTGATACACAGCAGTTCAGGTTCCTTGGCTTGTTTGGCAATGGCAGCCGCTCCAAATAATGTGAATTCCGTGTTGAATGTCATTGCCAATTTGCAGCAGCAGAATCTTCGGATTTTGTTTGACACAGCCAACTCTCGCCTGGGAATTGCTCGTGAACTCTGTAATTAA